In the Colletotrichum lupini chromosome 1, complete sequence genome, one interval contains:
- a CDS encoding vacuolar membrane protein — MLSPLSVALLALPALLLYLYSALSYRRLKQYANFPQLKPSIVWGHLKAINEHHVKRNEKDSQLDPTMGDMLEEIGNPPIMLLDLRPVSRPLLVIRSHEIAEQVSRQSKMWPYSAPKSDTMMYLTPLLGEKSIVMSQGSGWKDMRKHFNPGFAPQHLMSLMPVILEKTQTFLAKLDELVRTGEEFELEPLCTNLTFDIIGAVTMDVDLNAQLPEDQQIEFIKGYKEFLTSYREGSGILKWWENPQLGRKRRRLAKSCNVFLEDVIRRKFNDVKQDKGSSSRSILALSLKDTQVLTQDIIDGTKDQLKTFMFAGHDTTSILLQWAFYELSRTPRAMKSLRTELESLFGQDLSPEVVREALLARGEEITQKMTYTSAVIKEILRLYPPAGTARLCPPGANFHLQLPDNSSLCVDGMVLYNCATLIQRDPDVYGSTKDDFVPERWLGNTDTSMATNDDEKMGIGKAGANEIPAAAWRPFERGPRNCIGQELANIEARVILASVVGKYVFEKVGLGEATLDEKDRPIINEKGQYRSNTQLYNTRQITARPVDNMRVRVKHQTIEGSAWRVGQFGDQRQRQRQLPKLPTAASLEREAPTSINNRRCAHACRPCLSLNLLSLGDVAMAFQWKAFDFFDVSQVRLADEETRVFFESNEIASVCSGSDSLFLGSYDGYVRIVGSSWKVVKSFQAHELGTITHMRQIEGTSLLVTVAEDLSSEPVLKIWALDKLVKKTNMPTCLSTLQINNGRKQFPISAIDVLDNLTQVAVGFANGTVTLIRGDLINDLGAKQRTVHDSEEPITGVELMTDSQDVTTLFISTTARILKLGISRRGHSSPPKTVEDMGCHVDCMTVDKKTGDVVVAREDAIYTYTLEGRGAPRAYESPKRLVSIYQDYVALVCPPSASTTDKGNDTMRRRFGGGGGAADALFNASTFILLEPDLRVLGHTQSLISPFKAIFQIWGDLFVLTQDGKVNRYHEKSLQQRLEMLYQRNMYPLAIELAQKSRLDATQQSGIFRRFGDHLYQKADYDGAMVQYIKAIDTTEPSQVIRKYLEQLHEHRKATSDHTTLLLNCYAKLKDIDKLEAFIKSPGDLKFDLETAITMCRQGGYYEQAAYLAKKHGEIELVVDILIEDSKLYNEALDFIWHQDPEVAFPCLKKYARVLIENCPKDATTVFVDYYTGKYRPRLHFVPIEDNGEAVVAGGMVAGAASAVQNLSNFLPLPYMNTSSLQSPSTPGNGTAINGDAQIILNPDDIPAPKYTPPPPRTAFSSFIDHPDEFIVFLEACLEDTGLKESDRTDLYTTLFEMYLHKSNEKKGEQHREEWENKAKKLIEGEDIPMESSNVLLLSHLSDFKDGTTLVKEQSGLLFDIFRSYTSAKDTRGAIKALRKYGPEEPQLYPAALAYLTSDPRILREAGSEELSAVLNKIDKDGLMAPLQVIQTLVGQSGSSGGVATMGMIKPYLHETIERERKEIAANRRRISAFRSETEQKRAELADLGSKPAVFQSTRCAVCTAPLDLPAVHFLCKHSFHQRCLRTEGECPQCANDNATIRALRKTQIETAGKHELFKAELERSEDRFATVAEWFGRGVMGAPNADTA; from the exons GGAGATCGGTAACCCTCCCATCATGCTTCTAGACCTTCGTCCAGTCAGCCGGCCCCTACTAGTCATCCGAAGCCATGAGATCGCGGAGCAGGTATCAAGACAATCAAAGATGTGGCCCTACAGCGCACCGAAGTCCGACACCATGATGTATCTCACACCGCTGCTGGGCGAGAAGTCAATCGTAATGTCTCAA GGCTCCGGATGGAAAGACATGAGAAAGCATTTCAACCCTGGCTTCGCTCCCCAGCACCTCATGAGTCTGATGCCAGTCATTTTGGAAAAGACTCAGACCTTCCTCGCCAAACTCGACGAACTCGTCAGGACGGGTGAAGAGTTTGAGCTGGAGCCTTTGTGCACTAATCTTACTTTCGATATCATTG GTGCCGTGACTATGGATGTTGATCTTAACGCACAGCTTCCCGAGGATCAACAAATAGAGTTCATTAAGGGTTACAAGGAGTTTTTAACCTCATACAGGGAGGGCAGTGGTATACTGAAGTGGTGGGAGAACCCACAGCTGGGCAGGAAACGAAGGCGACTTGCCAAGTCTTGCAACGTCTTCCTCGAGGATGTCATTCGTCGCAAATTCAACGATGTGAAGCAGGACAAGGGGTCATCGAGCCGGAGTATTCTGGCTCTCAGCTTGAAAGACACGCAGGTCTTGACACAGGATATCATCGACGGGACGAAAGATCAACTCAAAACTTTCATGTTCGCAGGGCATGACACCACCAGCATCCTTCTCCAATGGGCCTTTTACGAGTTATCAAGGACGCCTCGGGCAATGAAGAGCCTTCGGACTGAGCTAGAGAGCCTCTTCGGCCAGGACTTGAGCCCCGAAGTCGTCCGGGAAGCTCTACTCGCCAGGGGTGAGGAGATCACCCAGAAGATGACCTATACCTCGGCAGTCATTAAGGAGATTCTGCGCCTGTACCCACCAGCTGGGACCGCGCGCCTTTGCCCCCCGGGCGCGAACTTTCACTTGCAGTTACCAGACAACAGCAGCCTCTGCGTTGATGGGATGGTTCTGTACAACTGTGCCACTCTCATCCAGCGAGACCCTGACGTCTATGGAAGCACCAAAGACGATTTTGTACCCGAGCGATGGCTCGGGAATACGGACACGTCAATGGCAACGAATGACGACGAGAAGATGGGCATTGGCAAAGCTGGCGCGAACGAGATTCCTGCCGCCGCATGGAGACCTTTTGAAAGGGGTCCTAGGAACTGCATCGGACAGGAGCTTGCCAACATCGAGGCCAGGGTGATTTTGGCTAGTGTTGTGGGCAAGTATGTCTTTGAAAAGGTCGGTCTAGGGGAGGCTACGCTGGACGAGAAGGATCGCCCCATCATCAACGAAAAGGGGCAATACAGGTCCAATACACAGCTTTACAAC ACGAGACAAATTACTGCCCGGCCGGTTGACAATATGAGGGTCCGAGTGAAGCACCAG ACTATCGAGGGGTCAGCTTG GCGGGTGGGTCAGTTCGGAGACCAGCGGCAGCGACAGCGACAGCTACCAAAGCTCCCCACAGCAGCGTCATTGGAGCGCGAGGCACCGACGTCAATCAACAACCGCCGTTGCGCTCACGCTTGTCGACCTTGCCTTTCTCTCAACTTGCTGTCGCTAGGAGATGTAGCCATGGCCTTTCAG TGGAAGGCATTCGACTTCTTCGACGTCAGCCAGGTCCGGCTCGCCGATGAGGAGACCCGAGTCTTCTTCGAGAGCAACGAGATCGCTAGTGTTTGCTCCGGTTCCGACAGTCTATTCCTCGGTAGCTACGATGGATACGTTCGAATTGTCGGTTCGAGTTGGAAGGTGGTGAAGAGCTTCCAGGCTCACGAGCTCGGGACGATCACACACATGCGCCAGATCGAGGGGACAAGCCTGCTTGTTACTGTCGCT GAAGACCTCAGCAGCGAGCCGGTGTTGAAGATCTGGGCTCTGGATAAGCTGGTGAAGAAGACCAATATGCCGACTTGTTTAAGCACTTTGCAGATCAACAATGGCAGGAAGCAATTTCCG ATCTCGGCTATCGATGTTCTCGACAACCTTACCCAAGTAGCAGTCGGCTTCGCGAACGGCACGGTGACCCTGATCCGAGGCGACTTGATCAACGACCTGGGGGCGAAACAAAGGACGGTGCACGACTCAGAAGAACCTATTACAGGCGTGGAGCTCATGACGGATTCCCAAGATGTCACGACCCTATTCATCTCAACAACAGCCCGAATTCTGAAGCTTGGGATTTCGAGAAGGGGCCATAGCTCCCCGCCCAAGACTGTGGAAGACATGGGATGTCACGTTGACTGTATGACGGTTGACAAGAAGACAGGAGACGTGGTAGTCGCCCGAGAGGATGCCATCTACACCTACACCTTGGAAGGCAGAGGAGCGCCGCGTGCGTACGAATCGCCGAAAAGACTAGTTTCGATCTACCAGGATTACGTTGCACTGGTATGCCCACCATCGGCTTCCACCACCGACAAAGGCAACGACACTATGCGTCGACGCTTTGGAGGTGGAGGTGGAGCAGCGGATGCGCTCTTCAACGCATCAACGTTCATTCTTCTCGAGCCAGACCTTAGAGTGCTCGGCCACACACAATCTCTGATCTCGCCATTCAAAGCCATCTTCCAAATCTGGGGTGATCTGTTCGTTCTCACACAAGATGGCAAGGTAAACCGATACCATGAAAAGTCACTGCAACAGCGCCTCGAAATGCTGTACCAGCGCAACATGTACCCCTTGGCTATTGAACTGGCACAAAAGTCACGGCTGGATGCGACACAGCAGAGCGGCATCTTCCGACGCTTTGGCGACCATCTGTATCAAAAAGCTGATTACGACGGTGCCATGGTCCAATACATCAAGGCGATCGATACTACTGAACCATCACAGGTCATCAGAAAG TATCTTGAGCAGCTACATGAGCATCGCAAGGCAACGTCTGACCACACAACATTACTTTTGAACTGCTATGCGAAGCTCAAAGATATCGACAAGTTGGAGGCATTTATCAAATCACCCGGTGATTTAAAGTTTGACCTCGAGACTGCAATCACTATGTGTAGGCAAGGAGGCTACTACGAACAAGCTGCATATCTTGCCAAGAAGCACGGCGAAATCGAACTGGTCGTGGACATCCTGATAGAAGACTCCAAATTGTACAACGAGGCTCTCGATTTTATATGGCATCAAGACCCGGAAGTG GCATTCCCTTGCCTCAAGAAGTATGCCAGAGTTCTCATCGAGAACTGTCCAAAGGATGCGACCACAGTCTTCGTGGACTACTACACTGGCAAGTACCGTCCGAGGCTACACTTTGTACCGATTGAGGACAACGGAGAGGCTGTTGTAGCCGGCGGCATGGTGGCCGGTGCAGCAAGTGCCGTCCAGAACCTTTCCAACTTTTTACCTCTGCCATACATGAACACATCTTCTCTCCAAAGCCCATCCACACCGGGCAATGGAACAGCCATCAACGGCGATGCTCAGATCATCTTGAACCCCGACGACATTCCTGCGCCGAAATACACCCCACCGCCTCCAAGGACTGCTTTCTCATCCTTCATCGACCATCCAGACGAGTTCATTGTTTTCCTGGAGGCATGCCTAGAAGACACAGGTCTTAAGGAAAGCGACAGGACAGATTTGTACACCACACTCTTTGAGATGTACCTGCACAAGTCAAATGAGAAGAAAGGGGAGCAGCATCGAGAAGAGTGGGAGAACAAGGCGAAGAAGCTCATCGAAGGAGAAGACATTCCGATGGAGAGTTCCAATGTCCTGTTGCTTTCGCACCTTTCTGACTTCAAGGACGGCACAACCTTGGTCAAGGAGCAATCCGGTTTACTCTTTGACATTTTCCGATCGTACACCTCAGCCAAAGATACCCGCGGAGCCATCAAAGCCCTTCGAAAGTATGGCCCCGAAGAACCGCAATTATACCCTGCAGCCCTGGCATACCTGACTTCCGACCCCCGAATTCTCCGGGAAGCCGGATCAGAAGAGCTTTCTGCCGTCCTCAACAAAATTGACAAGGACGGCCTCATGGCACCGTTGCAGGTCATCCAGACGCTGGTCGGCCAGTCCGGCTCCTCAGGCGGCGTCGCGACAATGGGCATGATCAAGCCTTACCTCCACGAGACGATTGAGCGCGAGCGCAAGGAGATCGCCGCCAACCGGCGCCGCATCTCGGCCTTCCGCAGCGAGACAGAACAGAAGCGGGCCGAGCTCGCCGACCTCGGCTCCAAGCCGGCCGTGTTCCAGTCGACGCGCTGCGCCGTCTGCACGGCACCCCTCGACCTGCCCGCTGTGCACTTCCTCTGCAAGCACAGCTTCCACCAGCGGTGCCTCCGCACCGAGGGCGAGTGTCCGCAGTGCGCCAACGATAACGCGACGATCCGCGCGCTGCGCAAGACGCAGATTGAGACGGCGGGGAAGCATGAGCTGTTCAAGGCCGAGTTGGAGCGCAGCGAGGATCGGTTCGCGACGGTGGCGGAGTGGTTTGGTCGCGGCGTCATGGGGGCGCCTAATGCTGACACTGCGTAG